The nucleotide window TGCAACGCGTCGATCCGGTCCCGCAGCGTCGCATTTTTCGCAAATTCGTTGTCGAGCCGTTGGCGAAGCGCCTCGTTTTCGTGATCGAGCCGGCGCACCGTTGTCTGTAAGCCTTCCTGGTGAGCATTTCCGTGTGTGGTCGCGCTCGACAACTCGGCTTCGAGCGCGCGAACACGTTCCCAAGCCGCCTCGGCTCGCAATTCGCTGCGTTTGATCGCGTCTTCCGATGCCTGCTGGCGAATTTCTGCTTCTCGAGCGCGTTGGTCAGCGGCGGTGATTTGGGCACGAATTTCTCCGCGCTCGTCGTCGAGCGTGGTGCGCGCATGCGCAACGGCTTCTTCGAAAAGTGCGCCCAGCAATTCGCCGGCACGGTCCTCAAGTGCTTTCGGGATAGCGCCGGCGCCGACTTTCACACGCGACACATTTCGGATGCGTTCCCAGAAGTGGTCGATGTCCTTTGGAATGTCGCTCGCGCTGCCGGTCTGGGTCAGATCACGAACCGCGGCCATGGACGGGCGAATTCCAAGATCAAAAAACAGCCGCTTGCATGCGTGCAGCGAAAGTTCTTGTCGCCGTGCCCCGTTGGCTCGCAGCACTTCAAGCTCGTCTCGAATGAATTGCCGTTCCTGGTCCAGATTCATGTATACCTCGATGTCGCTCGAATTGGATGAATCATAACAATTTACGTATTGTTTGCTACGTATTTGTTGGTCCAAGGTGTGAATTGGAGAAAAGGCCTATTTTGCTATCAGACGTGGGTCGACGGATTTGTGCTAGCTGGTTTTTTCCGTGAAACAAAACGAAGAATAGCCAATAAGGTCTTGTAAAGAAAGAGCTTTTAAAGCTTCTACGACGATCGTGCACTGTTTCACGACCGCTTCATGTTGGCTACTTGGGTTGAAGTCTTTGTCCGAAGGACGCGCGGGGGAATTCTAGAGAGTAATAAAAGTAAACACCTTTGAACCCATGTTAAAAACGTTAACGCCACGGCAAAGCCTTGTCTGGCAAGGGTTCCAGCCCGGTAAGGTGAAGCTTTGCGGGAGAGGTGGTGAGGTCTTGCGGGAATGTCGAGTGATGAGGTTCGGGAGCCTCGGTGAGCGGGTCCGGGACAGAACGTGAGCGGGTTCAGGAACCACCCCAAAAGTGCGGCCTGACCAAAGGTGAGATTTTGCGGGACTTGAATGCCGTGGATCGCCCGGCAGCGCTTGAAAGTCAGTTCGAGGCCCGGCCAGCGCGAAGGTGAGCGCTTTCGGGATGTGTTCGCCTGCCCATTTTCGGCTCTATTTTGGGCTCGTTAACCCCATTGGTGAGCCAAGTCAGGAGAAAACGCGAACCGAAGGTGAGGCTTTACGGGGCGGAGGTGGCATTTTTGCCTTATTTCTGTGCATTCCGGTGCTTAAGGTGAGGGTTTTCGGGAGCGAGGCGGGGTTTCGGCCTGAATACCGGAGTCGACGCTGGTGAGTCGGTCGATTGCTGCTATCCAAAGGTGAGGAAATTCGGGAGGGCGGGTTTTGTACCGTCTGCCGTCCGTGAAATGCACCTGGTTTGGGTCAAAGGTGAGGTTTTTCAGGAGGCGTTTGGGCGCTTGACGATCGTTAAGGTGAGGAAATACGGGACCAAAATGGCTTCCATCGCCCGGAAAAGGCCTGCTCACGCTGCCAAAGTCGTTTGCGTTTTACGGTCGCAGAAATCGAACGGTGAGATTTTTCAGGACCCTGGTGGCTGTGATCAGAAATGCCAGATTTCACTGAAATGCGCCTTGAGGTGAGATTTTTCGGGAGTGTTCCCGGTTGGCGTAGCTAGAATGAAAACAGCTAAGATGTTGAAATGATTGGGTATTTTTGTTGTGATTCGCAAAGGTGAGGTTTTTCGGGGGCTCGGTATTGAGGTGGTTGGGGACCGTCAGATGCCGCTATGGTGAGGTTTTTCGGGACGGTTTTTCGGTGCTTTTGGAGCACAACACGTCTGGATGCCGCGTCGTTCCGAGCGCTACGCTAGCCTTAAGGTGAGGTTTTTCGGGGGCCATCAGAGGGGTGAGCCGAGCCCATCGGCTCAAGACCCCTTGGTCGCGCACCGTCTGTCGCCGTTGAACAAGTGGTAGTTGCATCGATGCACGAAACTCAGGTGGCGTCGATCCGGGCTGGGCACACGGTTGGAAAGCTCGCGACGCCTGCAGAGAGATCGGTTGTGGGGCTGCATCGCGTGTGCGTGGGTCGCTGCGTGCGGGGCGGCCGAAAGAACGCGGGGTGGGGCTTGTAGCTGTGCTCAGCACGCTCTTCGCACGGCGCCGCACGTGTACGGGGCGTTGCTCGTCAAGGTGGCGGCGATTCGACAGTTCGCATGTCACCGTCTCACCATCGCGCGGGGCCGCGCCTGCCCTCCAGCCAAATAATGCTTAAAACTTGTTCATCGCTTTGATCGACCGTAAGAGCACCCAGTCCGCAGCCGCACACCCATCAAAATTCA belongs to Paraburkholderia aromaticivorans and includes:
- a CDS encoding DNA-binding protein, with product MNLDQERQFIRDELEVLRANGARRQELSLHACKRLFFDLGIRPSMAAVRDLTQTGSASDIPKDIDHFWERIRNVSRVKVGAGAIPKALEDRAGELLGALFEEAVAHARTTLDDERGEIRAQITAADQRAREAEIRQQASEDAIKRSELRAEAAWERVRALEAELSSATTHGNAHQEGLQTTVRRLDHENEALRQRLDNEFAKNATLRDRIDALHVELRQSTEHYAQQIKDAVAEAERRVKPMLVELDSLRSMAATYQSGVRDASRKEFEFIQQIAAAKARGDRLDAQLREQSDEVDALAKEVAVLRGQQGIDPAIATLLCSLVEADRLTGDELRAIGTAADGHVALPLRCPKCEEGEPELSQVNHRFELQCPECDHSSGLGESRLEAVSRFLSSDPIAASA